In Alkalihalobacterium alkalinitrilicum, a genomic segment contains:
- the istA gene encoding IS21 family transposase, translating into MVNYRKILELYLEEVSQRTISSSTGHSRDTVSDVVQRAKKLGVESLNDTMTNPWLEAFLFPEKQAVEKGYFPIDWERVHKELQKKNVTLSLLHHEYSTEAREGGKIPYAYRTFCENYGKYAKKYKLTMPIRRKPGEVMEVDWAGTTLKINDRSTGETIPAYVFIATLPYSQFSYVEAFLDMKSANWLIAHIHALEYFDGVPETMVPDNLKTGVTKAHREEPLLNEAYREMADYYRTVIVPSRVRRPKDKASVEGTVGYISRQIIAPLRNYQCFHLQDLNQKIFEKLEEINTTEFQKRPGSRKKVFEEEEKSYLQQLPQTRYKLAEWKTAKVQLNYHIQVDRMYYSVPYDYVRENVDVRLTTDLIEVYFKEVRIASHKRQHGEIGQLETNPDHMPDNHRLYLDHNPENNRKWAETIGPSMTQFVSHILEMNVEKKALNSLSTLRNIAKKYPNEEIEKATETLLEISTNPTVSVFKSVVERNKKKKQTKKTDINRPRTTSDDYGFVRGAKYFGRDTK; encoded by the coding sequence ATGGTTAATTACCGTAAGATTCTGGAACTTTATCTTGAAGAAGTTAGTCAAAGAACGATTAGTTCTAGCACTGGGCACTCAAGGGATACAGTTTCAGATGTTGTTCAACGTGCCAAAAAACTTGGTGTAGAAAGCTTGAATGACACCATGACCAATCCATGGCTAGAAGCGTTTCTCTTCCCAGAGAAACAGGCTGTTGAGAAAGGGTACTTCCCAATTGATTGGGAAAGAGTGCATAAGGAACTACAAAAGAAGAATGTAACCCTGTCCCTGTTACATCACGAGTATTCCACAGAGGCACGGGAAGGCGGCAAGATTCCCTATGCCTATCGTACATTTTGTGAAAACTATGGGAAATATGCGAAAAAGTATAAGTTAACTATGCCTATTCGTAGAAAGCCAGGTGAAGTCATGGAAGTAGATTGGGCTGGGACGACACTAAAGATAAATGATCGTTCTACAGGCGAAACGATTCCAGCGTATGTTTTTATTGCGACCTTACCTTATAGCCAGTTCAGTTATGTTGAAGCTTTTTTAGATATGAAATCAGCTAATTGGCTTATCGCTCATATTCATGCATTGGAGTATTTTGATGGAGTTCCTGAAACAATGGTTCCTGATAATTTGAAAACAGGGGTTACGAAAGCACATCGGGAAGAGCCTCTTCTAAATGAAGCCTATCGTGAAATGGCAGATTACTACCGTACTGTCATTGTTCCAAGCCGTGTTCGAAGGCCAAAAGATAAAGCGAGTGTCGAAGGCACTGTTGGATATATTTCCAGACAGATTATCGCTCCACTAAGAAACTATCAGTGTTTTCATCTTCAAGATTTAAACCAGAAAATCTTTGAAAAATTAGAAGAAATCAATACCACTGAATTTCAAAAGCGACCAGGTTCGCGTAAAAAGGTGTTTGAGGAAGAAGAGAAATCCTACCTTCAACAGCTTCCTCAAACAAGGTATAAACTTGCGGAATGGAAAACAGCAAAAGTTCAACTGAACTACCACATCCAAGTTGATCGAATGTATTATTCCGTTCCATATGATTATGTCCGAGAGAATGTCGATGTTCGACTGACTACGGATTTAATTGAAGTTTACTTCAAAGAAGTACGGATTGCATCCCATAAACGACAACATGGTGAAATTGGCCAGTTAGAGACCAATCCAGATCACATGCCTGACAATCACCGATTATATTTAGATCATAATCCAGAAAATAACCGGAAGTGGGCAGAAACAATTGGACCATCTATGACTCAATTTGTCTCTCATATCTTAGAAATGAATGTAGAGAAAAAAGCATTAAATAGCCTTAGCACACTGAGGAATATAGCTAAGAAATACCCAAATGAAGAAATAGAGAAAGCAACAGAAACCTTACTTGAAATTTCAACAAACCCAACGGTTTCTGTCTTTAAAAGTGTAGTAGAAAGAAATAAGAAGAAAAAACAAACTAAAAAAACGGATATTAACAGACCTCGCACTACATCTGACGACTATGGATTTGTCCGTGGAGCTAAATACTTTGGGAGGGATACAAAATAA
- the istB gene encoding IS21-like element helper ATPase IstB, with protein sequence MMNQETLRKLVEMKMGAMAELYQQQKQNNDYRDMDFDDRFNLLVDYEYDRRKSNRLERLIKQATLSEPTAAIEDIEYHPDRNLDKNQILELATGNYLQNHHNIILMGASGNGKTWISNAFGVHACRQFYKVKYIRLPELLDELAVAKYEADGSFRKLIQKYKKIDLLILDEWLLTELSEENILHVLEIIEARLKRASTIFCSQFSPEGWHSKLGQAQIADAILDRIVHDSYKILVDGEVSMRERHGLRVSK encoded by the coding sequence ATAATGAACCAAGAAACTTTACGTAAACTAGTAGAAATGAAAATGGGTGCGATGGCGGAATTATATCAGCAGCAAAAGCAGAATAACGATTATAGGGACATGGATTTTGATGATAGGTTCAATCTCCTGGTAGATTATGAATATGATAGACGTAAATCGAATCGACTTGAACGACTAATTAAACAGGCTACACTCAGCGAACCAACAGCAGCTATTGAAGATATCGAATATCATCCGGATCGTAATTTGGATAAGAATCAAATATTAGAGTTAGCAACTGGGAATTACCTTCAAAATCACCATAACATCATTTTAATGGGCGCCTCTGGGAACGGAAAGACATGGATATCCAATGCCTTTGGGGTACATGCATGTCGCCAATTTTATAAAGTGAAATATATAAGGTTACCAGAATTACTAGATGAATTAGCTGTAGCAAAGTATGAAGCAGATGGCAGCTTCCGTAAGTTAATTCAGAAATACAAAAAGATTGATTTATTAATCCTGGATGAGTGGCTACTAACAGAGCTTTCAGAGGAAAATATACTGCATGTGTTGGAGATTATTGAAGCAAGGCTCAAAAGAGCCTCTACTATTTTCTGTTCCCAATTCTCACCTGAGGGATGGCATTCAAAACTAGGACAGGCACAAATAGCAGATGCGATTCTTGACAGAATCGTTCATGATTCATATAAGATTCTAGTTGATGGTGAAGTTTCGATGAGG